The DNA window GGAGCGGGCGATGTGCCTACGGTGCGGGGGTCGGAGAGCGGTTGGTTCTGGCAGCACCGTGGCCTCAGCGTGGGCGGTACCCGCTATGCGCGCGGAGTCACGGTGCGTGCCCCGTCGACCGTGACCATCGACCTCAACCGCGCCTGCTCGTCCTTTGACGCCATGGCGGGTCTTGACGACATGGCGCGGCGGCACGGCAGGGTGGTCTTCTCGGTGCTGGGCGGGGACGGCCGCACGCTGTGGAGTTCCGAGCCGGTCGACGGGGGC is part of the Peterkaempfera bronchialis genome and encodes:
- a CDS encoding NPCBM/NEW2 domain-containing protein, producing the protein MDHWLDELSYGGLGAGDVPTVRGSESGWFWQHRGLSVGGTRYARGVTVRAPSTVTIDLNRACSSFDAMAGLDDMARRHGRVVFSVLGGDGRTLWSSEPVDGGDAAVPVHVSLAGQQTIRLVVQPAHDRWHAADVADWADARLGCEG